A part of Puntigrus tetrazona isolate hp1 chromosome 21, ASM1883169v1, whole genome shotgun sequence genomic DNA contains:
- the mapk9 gene encoding mitogen-activated protein kinase 9 isoform X2 codes for MTEGEGQFYSVQVGDSTFTVLRRYQQLRAIGSGAQGIVCSALDTALGIPVAVKKLSRPFQNQTHAKRAYRELVLLKCVNHKNIIRLLNVFTPQKSLEEFQDLYLVMELMDASLCQVIHMDLDHERMSYLLYQILCGIRHLHSAGIIHRDLKPSNIVVKSDCTLKILDFGLARTACTNFMMTPYVVTRYYRAPEVILGMKYKENVDIWSVGCIMGEMVKGSVIFQGTDHIDQWNKVIEILGTPSLEFMNRLMETVRNYVMNKPQFPGVSFNELFPDWAFPSETEHDKVKTSQARDLLSKMLVIDPESRISVQEALNHPYIHVWYDPAEADAPPPQISDKQLEEREHSIEQWKELIYKEVMDWEERNKNGVLKEECLDGTVNSSTTASQSSSINDISSMSTEQTLASDTDSSCIDTLTGPLEE; via the exons ATGACAGAAGGGGAGGGGCAGTTCTACAGCGTGCAGGTGGGTGACTCCACCTTTACGGTGCTCAGAAGGTACCAGCAGCTCCGCGCCATCGGATCCGGTGCCCAGGGTATCGTCTG CTCTGCTCTGGACACTGCACTTGGCATCCCAGTCGCTGTGAAGAAGCTGAGCCGGCCCTTTCAGAACCAGACCCATGCGAAGAGGGCTTATAGAGAGCTGGTTCTGCTTAAGTGTGTTAACCACAAGAAC ATCATCCGTTTGCTTAATGTCTTCACACCCCAGAAGTCATTGGAAGAATTTCAGGATTT gtactTGGTAATGGAACTGATGGACGCTAGCCTTTGTCAGGTGATCCACATGGACCTGGACCATGAGAGGATGTCTTACCTGCTCTACCAGATCCTGTGTGGCATCAGACATCTACACTCAGCTGGCATTATTCATAGG GATCTGAAGCCTAGTAACATTGTAGTGAAGTCTGACTGCACGTTAAAGATCTTAGACTTTGGGCTGGCCAGAACTGCCTGCACTAACTTCATGATGACACCCTACGTAGTAACCAGATACTACAGAGCACCAGAGGTTATCTTGGGAATGAAATATAAGGAGAATg TGGATATCTGGTCGGTGGGCTGCATCATGGGTGAGATGGTCAAAGGAAGTGTCATATTCCAGGGCACCGATC ATATTGACCAGTGGAATAAAGTGATTGAGATTCTGGGAACCCCTTCTCTGGAGTTTATGAACCGTTTAATGGAGACTGTAAGGAACTATGTAATGAACAAACCCCAGTTTCCTGGAGTCAGTTTTAATGAGCTCTTTCCCGATTGGGCCTTTCCTTCCGAGACGGAGCATGACAAGGTCAAAA CTAGTCAAGCACGAGACCTGCTGTCCAAGATGCTGGTAATCGACCCTGAAAGCCGCATCTCTGTTCAGGAGGCCCTCAATCACCCTTACATTCATGTGTGGTACGATCCAGCGGAGGCCGATGCG CCTCCTCCGCAGATATCAGACAAGCAGTTGGAGGAGAGGGAACACAGCATTGAGCAGTGGAAAG AGTTGATTTATAAAGAAGTAATGGACTGGGAGGAGAGGAACAAGAATGGAGTACTGAAAGAGGAGTGTTTAG ACGGTACGGTGAACAGCAGCACCACTGCCTCCCAGTCATCCTCTATTAACGACATCTCGTCCATGTCGACGGAGCAGACATTGGCGTCAGACACCGACAGCTCCTGCATCGACACCCTCACAGGACCATTAGAAGAGTGA
- the si:ch211-247j9.1 gene encoding rho GTPase-activating protein 24 isoform X1, producing the protein MPENKQTIQRTGSYLSHSAYRKIKRVLSFRRRVFGQRLEETVLYERRYGDHMAPLVVEQCVDFIREHGLTEVGLFRQPGQATMVKELQEAFDAGEKPSFDSSTDVHTVASLLKLYLRELPEPLVPFSRYEEFLVCGKRISSDREKGLQDLRNLLYELPVANFNLLKYICQFLNDVQSYSNINKMSIQNLATVFGPNILRPKAEDPESLIGGAAVVQHLMSELIREHSLLFSRENCNPPETSLQATLPIQRHSNLVEWVHEPPAHLREPLLSKDHMVLGDQTVACPHKHSLLLNMEGRESFQSSCDKNITHLSETEQQFQENSSPTSSALIYDNYSQSSPAQETLGTRHVFTPSTPLPACSSLSKEMEARVEMCIQSRSWPDIEEPSWGPGKALGESGGSSEVQDSTLSVYDNIVTGEQYIEDKENKGTASMAESSSSWSSCEIAPLDGGSGSGGAASPCNVSPEKFSSFRMDSREEEIRPNSPASSSVPTDAPLSTGSSEVFLPNAPQEPLGFPASHAMQCLVSGLRQQMTRQKAEYEAKINRLEQKNKVLHGEVAGLRSTLEQQRRWVSVAEIKMRNVERARADADRRNATLQQEMEQFFNTFGELNAEAQKTSRIVQSF; encoded by the exons ATGCCTGAAAACAAGCAGACAATCCAGCGGACTGGAAGCTATCTGTCTCACTCTGCTTACAGGAAGATAAAAAGGGTGCtgagcttcagaagac GTGTATTTGGTCAAAGGTTGGAAGAGACAGTCCTGTATGAGAGGAGATATGGGGATCACATGGCTCCGTTGGTGGTGGAGCAGTGTGTTGATTTCATCCGAGAGCACGGGCTCACTGAGGTGGGACTCTTCAGACAGCCCGGCCAGGCCACAATGGTTAAAGAGTTACAGGAAGCTTTTGATGCTGGGGAGAAACCATCTTTTGACAG CAGCACAGATGTCCACACAGTAGCATCTTTGCTAAAGCTATACCTCAGGGAGCTGCCTGAACCTTTGGTGCCATTTTCCCGCTATGAAGAGTTTCTTGTATGTGGCAAAAGAATTTCCTCAGACAGAGAAAAG GGTTTGCAAGACTTGAGGAATCTCCTTTATGAGCTACCTGTAGCAAACTTCAACCTTCTGAAATACATCTGCCA ATTCTTAAATGATGTGCAGTCATACTCTAATATCAACAAGATGAGCATCCAGAACTTGGCAACTGTTTTTGGGCCAAATATCCTAAGGCCTAAAGCTGAGGACCCAGAAAGTCTCATTGGAG GGGCAGCAGTTGTGCAACATTTAATGTCTGAACTCATCCGTGAGCACAGCTTACTCTTCTCCCGAGAGAACTGCAATCCTCCTGAAACATCTTTACAAGCCACCCTCCCCATTCAAAGACACAGTAACCTTGTGGAATGGGTGCACGAACCACCTGCCCACCTGAGGGAACCTCTGTTAAGCAAAGATCACATGGTCCTTGGAGATCAGACTGTAGCCTGtccacacaaacactctctaCTGCTAAACATGGAGGGGAGAGAGTCTTTTCAAAGCTCTTGTGACAAAAACATTACCCATTTATCAGAGACAGAGCAACAATTCCAAGAGAACTCTTCACCAACCAGCTCTGCTCTTATTTATGACAACTACAGTCAGAGCAGCCCAGCACAAGAAACTCTTGGTACGAGACATGTATTTACACCCTCCACCCCACTACCTGCCTGCTCTTCTTTGAGCAAAGAAATGGAAGCTAGAGTGGAAATGTGTATTCAGTCAAGGAGCTGGCCTGATATAGAAGAACCCAGCTGGGGACCAGGAAAAGCGCTAGGGGAAAGTGGAGGCAGCAGTGAAGTCCAGGATAGTACCTTATCTGTCTATGACAACATAGTTACGGGGGAGCAATATATAGAAGACAAGGAGAACAAAGGTACTGCCAGTATGGCTGAGAGCAGCAGCTCTTGGTCCTCCTGTGAAATCGCGCCTTTGGATGGGGGCAGTGGGAGCGGTGGAGCTGCAAGCCCTTGCAATGTCTCCCCAGAAAAGTTCTCTTCATTCAGAATGGACTCTAGAGAAGAAGAGATTCGACCTAACTCCCCTGCCTCATCCTCTGTTCCTACAGATGCACCTTTAAGCACCGGCAGCAGCGAAGTCTTTTTACCAAATGCTCCTCAAGAGCCTTTGGGCTTTCCAGCTTCCCATGCAATGCAGTGCCTAGTTTCTGGGCTTCGTCAACAGATGACCAGGCAAAAGGCAGAGTACGAGGCAAAAATCAACAG GCTGGAACAGAAGAATAAGGTACTTCATGGGGAAGTTGCCGGGCTGCGTTCAACTTTGGAGCAGCAGCGGCGCTGGGTCAGTGTGGCTGAGATCAAGATGAGAAATGTAGAGAGAGCCCGTGCAGACGCTGATAGACGGAATGCCACTCTGCAACAGGAAATGGAGCAGTTCTTCAACACATTTGGCGAGCTTAATGCAGAGGCCCAGAAAACCAGTCGCATTGTTCAGAGTTTTTGA
- the mapk9 gene encoding mitogen-activated protein kinase 9 isoform X3 gives MELMDASLCQVIHMDLDHERMSYLLYQILCGIRHLHSAGIIHRDLKPSNIVVKSDCTLKILDFGLARTACTNFMMTPYVVTRYYRAPEVILGMKYKENVDIWSVGCIMGEMVKGSVIFQGTDHIDQWNKVIEILGTPSLEFMNRLMETVRNYVMNKPQFPGVSFNELFPDWAFPSETEHDKVKTSQARDLLSKMLVIDPESRISVQEALNHPYIHVWYDPAEADAPPPQISDKQLEEREHSIEQWKELIYKEVMDWEERNKNGVLKEECLVDGTVNSSTTASQSSSINDISSMSTEQTLASDTDSSCIDTLTGPLEE, from the exons ATGGAACTGATGGACGCTAGCCTTTGTCAGGTGATCCACATGGACCTGGACCATGAGAGGATGTCTTACCTGCTCTACCAGATCCTGTGTGGCATCAGACATCTACACTCAGCTGGCATTATTCATAGG GATCTGAAGCCTAGTAACATTGTAGTGAAGTCTGACTGCACGTTAAAGATCTTAGACTTTGGGCTGGCCAGAACTGCCTGCACTAACTTCATGATGACACCCTACGTAGTAACCAGATACTACAGAGCACCAGAGGTTATCTTGGGAATGAAATATAAGGAGAATg TGGATATCTGGTCGGTGGGCTGCATCATGGGTGAGATGGTCAAAGGAAGTGTCATATTCCAGGGCACCGATC ATATTGACCAGTGGAATAAAGTGATTGAGATTCTGGGAACCCCTTCTCTGGAGTTTATGAACCGTTTAATGGAGACTGTAAGGAACTATGTAATGAACAAACCCCAGTTTCCTGGAGTCAGTTTTAATGAGCTCTTTCCCGATTGGGCCTTTCCTTCCGAGACGGAGCATGACAAGGTCAAAA CTAGTCAAGCACGAGACCTGCTGTCCAAGATGCTGGTAATCGACCCTGAAAGCCGCATCTCTGTTCAGGAGGCCCTCAATCACCCTTACATTCATGTGTGGTACGATCCAGCGGAGGCCGATGCG CCTCCTCCGCAGATATCAGACAAGCAGTTGGAGGAGAGGGAACACAGCATTGAGCAGTGGAAAG AGTTGATTTATAAAGAAGTAATGGACTGGGAGGAGAGGAACAAGAATGGAGTACTGAAAGAGGAGTGTTTAG TAGACGGTACGGTGAACAGCAGCACCACTGCCTCCCAGTCATCCTCTATTAACGACATCTCGTCCATGTCGACGGAGCAGACATTGGCGTCAGACACCGACAGCTCCTGCATCGACACCCTCACAGGACCATTAGAAGAGTGA
- the mapk9 gene encoding mitogen-activated protein kinase 9 isoform X1, protein MTEGEGQFYSVQVGDSTFTVLRRYQQLRAIGSGAQGIVCSALDTALGIPVAVKKLSRPFQNQTHAKRAYRELVLLKCVNHKNIIRLLNVFTPQKSLEEFQDLYLVMELMDASLCQVIHMDLDHERMSYLLYQILCGIRHLHSAGIIHRDLKPSNIVVKSDCTLKILDFGLARTACTNFMMTPYVVTRYYRAPEVILGMKYKENVDIWSVGCIMGEMVKGSVIFQGTDHIDQWNKVIEILGTPSLEFMNRLMETVRNYVMNKPQFPGVSFNELFPDWAFPSETEHDKVKTSQARDLLSKMLVIDPESRISVQEALNHPYIHVWYDPAEADAPPPQISDKQLEEREHSIEQWKELIYKEVMDWEERNKNGVLKEECLVDGTVNSSTTASQSSSINDISSMSTEQTLASDTDSSCIDTLTGPLEE, encoded by the exons ATGACAGAAGGGGAGGGGCAGTTCTACAGCGTGCAGGTGGGTGACTCCACCTTTACGGTGCTCAGAAGGTACCAGCAGCTCCGCGCCATCGGATCCGGTGCCCAGGGTATCGTCTG CTCTGCTCTGGACACTGCACTTGGCATCCCAGTCGCTGTGAAGAAGCTGAGCCGGCCCTTTCAGAACCAGACCCATGCGAAGAGGGCTTATAGAGAGCTGGTTCTGCTTAAGTGTGTTAACCACAAGAAC ATCATCCGTTTGCTTAATGTCTTCACACCCCAGAAGTCATTGGAAGAATTTCAGGATTT gtactTGGTAATGGAACTGATGGACGCTAGCCTTTGTCAGGTGATCCACATGGACCTGGACCATGAGAGGATGTCTTACCTGCTCTACCAGATCCTGTGTGGCATCAGACATCTACACTCAGCTGGCATTATTCATAGG GATCTGAAGCCTAGTAACATTGTAGTGAAGTCTGACTGCACGTTAAAGATCTTAGACTTTGGGCTGGCCAGAACTGCCTGCACTAACTTCATGATGACACCCTACGTAGTAACCAGATACTACAGAGCACCAGAGGTTATCTTGGGAATGAAATATAAGGAGAATg TGGATATCTGGTCGGTGGGCTGCATCATGGGTGAGATGGTCAAAGGAAGTGTCATATTCCAGGGCACCGATC ATATTGACCAGTGGAATAAAGTGATTGAGATTCTGGGAACCCCTTCTCTGGAGTTTATGAACCGTTTAATGGAGACTGTAAGGAACTATGTAATGAACAAACCCCAGTTTCCTGGAGTCAGTTTTAATGAGCTCTTTCCCGATTGGGCCTTTCCTTCCGAGACGGAGCATGACAAGGTCAAAA CTAGTCAAGCACGAGACCTGCTGTCCAAGATGCTGGTAATCGACCCTGAAAGCCGCATCTCTGTTCAGGAGGCCCTCAATCACCCTTACATTCATGTGTGGTACGATCCAGCGGAGGCCGATGCG CCTCCTCCGCAGATATCAGACAAGCAGTTGGAGGAGAGGGAACACAGCATTGAGCAGTGGAAAG AGTTGATTTATAAAGAAGTAATGGACTGGGAGGAGAGGAACAAGAATGGAGTACTGAAAGAGGAGTGTTTAG TAGACGGTACGGTGAACAGCAGCACCACTGCCTCCCAGTCATCCTCTATTAACGACATCTCGTCCATGTCGACGGAGCAGACATTGGCGTCAGACACCGACAGCTCCTGCATCGACACCCTCACAGGACCATTAGAAGAGTGA
- the si:ch211-247j9.1 gene encoding rho GTPase-activating protein 24 isoform X3: MPENKQTIQRTGSYLSHSAYRKIKRVLSFRRRVFGQRLEETVLYERRYGDHMAPLVVEQCVDFIREHGLTEVGLFRQPGQATMVKELQEAFDAGEKPSFDSSTDVHTVASLLKLYLRELPEPLVPFSRYEEFLVCGKRISSDREKGLQDLRNLLYELPVANFNLLKYICQFLNDVQSYSNINKMSIQNLATVFGPNILRPKAEDPESLIGGAAVVQHLMSELIREHSLLFSRENCNPPETSLQATLPIQRHSNLVEWVHEPPAHLREPLLSKDHMVLGDQTVACPHKHSLLLNMEGRESFQSSCDKNITHLSETEQQFQENSSPTSSALIYDNYSQSSPAQETLGTRHVFTPSTPLPACSSLSKEMEARVEMCIQSRSWPDIEEPSWGPGKALGESGGSSEVQDSTLSVYDNIVTGEQYIEDKENKGTASMAESSSSWSSCEIAPLDGGSGSGGAASPCNVSPEKFSSFRMDSREEEIRPNSPASSSVPTDAPLSTGSSEVFLPNAPQEPLGFPASHAMQCLVSGLRQQMTRQKAEYEAKINRVGAKVCRTEGLQDNVTYPWNRGWNRRIRYFMGKLPGCVQLWSSSGAGSVWLRSR; this comes from the exons ATGCCTGAAAACAAGCAGACAATCCAGCGGACTGGAAGCTATCTGTCTCACTCTGCTTACAGGAAGATAAAAAGGGTGCtgagcttcagaagac GTGTATTTGGTCAAAGGTTGGAAGAGACAGTCCTGTATGAGAGGAGATATGGGGATCACATGGCTCCGTTGGTGGTGGAGCAGTGTGTTGATTTCATCCGAGAGCACGGGCTCACTGAGGTGGGACTCTTCAGACAGCCCGGCCAGGCCACAATGGTTAAAGAGTTACAGGAAGCTTTTGATGCTGGGGAGAAACCATCTTTTGACAG CAGCACAGATGTCCACACAGTAGCATCTTTGCTAAAGCTATACCTCAGGGAGCTGCCTGAACCTTTGGTGCCATTTTCCCGCTATGAAGAGTTTCTTGTATGTGGCAAAAGAATTTCCTCAGACAGAGAAAAG GGTTTGCAAGACTTGAGGAATCTCCTTTATGAGCTACCTGTAGCAAACTTCAACCTTCTGAAATACATCTGCCA ATTCTTAAATGATGTGCAGTCATACTCTAATATCAACAAGATGAGCATCCAGAACTTGGCAACTGTTTTTGGGCCAAATATCCTAAGGCCTAAAGCTGAGGACCCAGAAAGTCTCATTGGAG GGGCAGCAGTTGTGCAACATTTAATGTCTGAACTCATCCGTGAGCACAGCTTACTCTTCTCCCGAGAGAACTGCAATCCTCCTGAAACATCTTTACAAGCCACCCTCCCCATTCAAAGACACAGTAACCTTGTGGAATGGGTGCACGAACCACCTGCCCACCTGAGGGAACCTCTGTTAAGCAAAGATCACATGGTCCTTGGAGATCAGACTGTAGCCTGtccacacaaacactctctaCTGCTAAACATGGAGGGGAGAGAGTCTTTTCAAAGCTCTTGTGACAAAAACATTACCCATTTATCAGAGACAGAGCAACAATTCCAAGAGAACTCTTCACCAACCAGCTCTGCTCTTATTTATGACAACTACAGTCAGAGCAGCCCAGCACAAGAAACTCTTGGTACGAGACATGTATTTACACCCTCCACCCCACTACCTGCCTGCTCTTCTTTGAGCAAAGAAATGGAAGCTAGAGTGGAAATGTGTATTCAGTCAAGGAGCTGGCCTGATATAGAAGAACCCAGCTGGGGACCAGGAAAAGCGCTAGGGGAAAGTGGAGGCAGCAGTGAAGTCCAGGATAGTACCTTATCTGTCTATGACAACATAGTTACGGGGGAGCAATATATAGAAGACAAGGAGAACAAAGGTACTGCCAGTATGGCTGAGAGCAGCAGCTCTTGGTCCTCCTGTGAAATCGCGCCTTTGGATGGGGGCAGTGGGAGCGGTGGAGCTGCAAGCCCTTGCAATGTCTCCCCAGAAAAGTTCTCTTCATTCAGAATGGACTCTAGAGAAGAAGAGATTCGACCTAACTCCCCTGCCTCATCCTCTGTTCCTACAGATGCACCTTTAAGCACCGGCAGCAGCGAAGTCTTTTTACCAAATGCTCCTCAAGAGCCTTTGGGCTTTCCAGCTTCCCATGCAATGCAGTGCCTAGTTTCTGGGCTTCGTCAACAGATGACCAGGCAAAAGGCAGAGTACGAGGCAAAAATCAACAG ggttggagctaaagtCTGCAGGACAGAGGGACTCCAGGACAACGTTACCTATCCCTGGAATAGAG GCTGGAACAGAAGAATAAGGTACTTCATGGGGAAGTTGCCGGGCTGCGTTCAACTTTGGAGCAGCAGCGGCGCTGGGTCAGTGTGGCTGAGATCAAGATGA
- the si:ch211-247j9.1 gene encoding rho GTPase-activating protein 24 isoform X2 — protein sequence MPENKQTIQRTGSYLSHSAYRKIKRVLSFRRRVFGQRLEETVLYERRYGDHMAPLVVEQCVDFIREHGLTEVGLFRQPGQATMVKELQEAFDAGEKPSFDSTDVHTVASLLKLYLRELPEPLVPFSRYEEFLVCGKRISSDREKGLQDLRNLLYELPVANFNLLKYICQFLNDVQSYSNINKMSIQNLATVFGPNILRPKAEDPESLIGGAAVVQHLMSELIREHSLLFSRENCNPPETSLQATLPIQRHSNLVEWVHEPPAHLREPLLSKDHMVLGDQTVACPHKHSLLLNMEGRESFQSSCDKNITHLSETEQQFQENSSPTSSALIYDNYSQSSPAQETLGTRHVFTPSTPLPACSSLSKEMEARVEMCIQSRSWPDIEEPSWGPGKALGESGGSSEVQDSTLSVYDNIVTGEQYIEDKENKGTASMAESSSSWSSCEIAPLDGGSGSGGAASPCNVSPEKFSSFRMDSREEEIRPNSPASSSVPTDAPLSTGSSEVFLPNAPQEPLGFPASHAMQCLVSGLRQQMTRQKAEYEAKINRLEQKNKVLHGEVAGLRSTLEQQRRWVSVAEIKMRNVERARADADRRNATLQQEMEQFFNTFGELNAEAQKTSRIVQSF from the exons ATGCCTGAAAACAAGCAGACAATCCAGCGGACTGGAAGCTATCTGTCTCACTCTGCTTACAGGAAGATAAAAAGGGTGCtgagcttcagaagac GTGTATTTGGTCAAAGGTTGGAAGAGACAGTCCTGTATGAGAGGAGATATGGGGATCACATGGCTCCGTTGGTGGTGGAGCAGTGTGTTGATTTCATCCGAGAGCACGGGCTCACTGAGGTGGGACTCTTCAGACAGCCCGGCCAGGCCACAATGGTTAAAGAGTTACAGGAAGCTTTTGATGCTGGGGAGAAACCATCTTTTGACAG CACAGATGTCCACACAGTAGCATCTTTGCTAAAGCTATACCTCAGGGAGCTGCCTGAACCTTTGGTGCCATTTTCCCGCTATGAAGAGTTTCTTGTATGTGGCAAAAGAATTTCCTCAGACAGAGAAAAG GGTTTGCAAGACTTGAGGAATCTCCTTTATGAGCTACCTGTAGCAAACTTCAACCTTCTGAAATACATCTGCCA ATTCTTAAATGATGTGCAGTCATACTCTAATATCAACAAGATGAGCATCCAGAACTTGGCAACTGTTTTTGGGCCAAATATCCTAAGGCCTAAAGCTGAGGACCCAGAAAGTCTCATTGGAG GGGCAGCAGTTGTGCAACATTTAATGTCTGAACTCATCCGTGAGCACAGCTTACTCTTCTCCCGAGAGAACTGCAATCCTCCTGAAACATCTTTACAAGCCACCCTCCCCATTCAAAGACACAGTAACCTTGTGGAATGGGTGCACGAACCACCTGCCCACCTGAGGGAACCTCTGTTAAGCAAAGATCACATGGTCCTTGGAGATCAGACTGTAGCCTGtccacacaaacactctctaCTGCTAAACATGGAGGGGAGAGAGTCTTTTCAAAGCTCTTGTGACAAAAACATTACCCATTTATCAGAGACAGAGCAACAATTCCAAGAGAACTCTTCACCAACCAGCTCTGCTCTTATTTATGACAACTACAGTCAGAGCAGCCCAGCACAAGAAACTCTTGGTACGAGACATGTATTTACACCCTCCACCCCACTACCTGCCTGCTCTTCTTTGAGCAAAGAAATGGAAGCTAGAGTGGAAATGTGTATTCAGTCAAGGAGCTGGCCTGATATAGAAGAACCCAGCTGGGGACCAGGAAAAGCGCTAGGGGAAAGTGGAGGCAGCAGTGAAGTCCAGGATAGTACCTTATCTGTCTATGACAACATAGTTACGGGGGAGCAATATATAGAAGACAAGGAGAACAAAGGTACTGCCAGTATGGCTGAGAGCAGCAGCTCTTGGTCCTCCTGTGAAATCGCGCCTTTGGATGGGGGCAGTGGGAGCGGTGGAGCTGCAAGCCCTTGCAATGTCTCCCCAGAAAAGTTCTCTTCATTCAGAATGGACTCTAGAGAAGAAGAGATTCGACCTAACTCCCCTGCCTCATCCTCTGTTCCTACAGATGCACCTTTAAGCACCGGCAGCAGCGAAGTCTTTTTACCAAATGCTCCTCAAGAGCCTTTGGGCTTTCCAGCTTCCCATGCAATGCAGTGCCTAGTTTCTGGGCTTCGTCAACAGATGACCAGGCAAAAGGCAGAGTACGAGGCAAAAATCAACAG GCTGGAACAGAAGAATAAGGTACTTCATGGGGAAGTTGCCGGGCTGCGTTCAACTTTGGAGCAGCAGCGGCGCTGGGTCAGTGTGGCTGAGATCAAGATGAGAAATGTAGAGAGAGCCCGTGCAGACGCTGATAGACGGAATGCCACTCTGCAACAGGAAATGGAGCAGTTCTTCAACACATTTGGCGAGCTTAATGCAGAGGCCCAGAAAACCAGTCGCATTGTTCAGAGTTTTTGA